From the genome of Streptomyces sp. V1I1, one region includes:
- a CDS encoding zf-TFIIB domain-containing protein: MQCPKCHAAMHTYNRNGVQIEQCSGCRGIFLDYGELESLTRLESQWTQAPPPPPAPQAYPAAPAPAWGAPQHGGHHGGHHGGHHRQKGFGRMLFSS, translated from the coding sequence ATGCAGTGTCCCAAGTGCCATGCAGCGATGCACACCTACAACCGCAACGGCGTCCAGATCGAGCAGTGCAGCGGCTGCCGGGGGATATTCCTCGACTACGGCGAGCTGGAGTCTCTGACCCGCCTCGAGTCGCAGTGGACCCAGGCCCCGCCCCCGCCGCCCGCCCCGCAGGCCTATCCGGCCGCCCCCGCGCCCGCCTGGGGCGCCCCGCAGCACGGCGGACACCACGGCGGACACCACGGCGGGCACCACCGCCAGAAGGGCTTCGGCCGGATGCTCTTCTCCTCCTGA
- a CDS encoding SsgA family sporulation/cell division regulator, whose translation MNTTVSCELHLRLVVSSESSLPVPAGLRYDTADPYAVHATFHTGAEETVEWVFARDLLAEGLHRPTGTGDVRVWPSRSHGQGVVCIALSSPEGEALLEAPARALESFLKRTDAAVPPGTEHRHFDLDTELSHILAES comes from the coding sequence ATGAACACCACGGTCAGCTGCGAGCTGCACCTGCGCCTCGTTGTATCGAGCGAGTCTTCACTGCCTGTACCCGCGGGCCTGCGGTATGACACGGCCGATCCCTATGCCGTGCACGCCACCTTCCACACCGGAGCCGAAGAGACGGTCGAGTGGGTCTTCGCCCGCGACCTTCTCGCTGAGGGTCTGCACCGGCCCACCGGCACGGGCGACGTCCGAGTCTGGCCGTCCCGCAGCCACGGCCAGGGCGTTGTCTGCATCGCGCTGAGCTCCCCGGAGGGCGAAGCCCTGCTCGAGGCCCCGGCGCGGGCCCTGGAGTCGTTCCTGAAGCGGACCGACGCCGCGGTGCCACCGGGCACCGAGCATCGTCACTTCGATCTCGACACGGAGCTTTCGCACATCCTGGCCGAAAGCTGA
- a CDS encoding chorismate-binding protein, with protein sequence MHDLAPLARFGSLLATDLRDVTSDPEALDSAGFWAVAADFEGGLTCARFGDVRTEPVPEPVPGRWRGPAAGDWTSSLDRAAYSAGVRRIREHIAEGEVYQANLCRILSAPLPDPDAADVDALTALLARGNPAPYAGTMRLPAHGVEIATASPELYLRRNGQTVESGPIKGTGRTVDDLLEKDYAENVMIVDLVRNDLGRVSATGTVTVPALCAVESHPGLVHLVSTVRAELGPKAGWQELLTATFPPGSVTGAPKSSALKIIEALETAPRGPYCGGIGWVDADRGTGELAVGIRTFWIDRSPVGGPVLRFGTGAGITWGSDPEREWEETELKASRLLTVASGAYEASGRTS encoded by the coding sequence GTGCATGACCTCGCTCCTTTGGCCCGCTTCGGCAGCCTCCTCGCAACAGACCTCCGGGATGTCACCAGCGACCCCGAAGCACTCGACTCCGCAGGCTTCTGGGCCGTCGCCGCAGACTTCGAGGGCGGTCTGACCTGCGCCCGCTTCGGCGATGTGCGTACGGAGCCGGTCCCTGAGCCCGTGCCGGGGCGGTGGCGGGGCCCGGCGGCGGGCGACTGGACGTCCTCGCTGGACCGCGCCGCCTACTCCGCCGGCGTCCGGCGCATCCGCGAGCACATCGCGGAGGGCGAGGTCTACCAGGCGAACCTCTGCCGAATTCTCTCCGCGCCGCTACCCGACCCGGACGCCGCCGACGTCGACGCGCTGACCGCCCTGCTGGCGCGCGGCAACCCCGCTCCGTATGCCGGAACCATGCGGCTGCCCGCGCACGGCGTGGAGATCGCCACCGCGTCGCCCGAGCTGTATCTGCGCCGGAACGGGCAGACCGTCGAGTCCGGGCCGATCAAGGGCACCGGACGCACCGTCGATGATCTGCTGGAGAAGGATTACGCGGAGAACGTGATGATCGTGGACCTGGTCCGCAACGACCTGGGGCGGGTCAGTGCCACGGGCACGGTGACCGTCCCTGCGCTTTGCGCCGTCGAGTCGCATCCTGGTCTTGTGCACCTCGTCTCCACCGTGCGCGCGGAGCTGGGGCCCAAGGCGGGCTGGCAGGAACTCCTGACAGCCACCTTCCCGCCGGGCTCGGTGACCGGCGCGCCCAAGTCCAGTGCTCTGAAGATCATCGAGGCGCTGGAGACGGCGCCCCGCGGACCGTACTGCGGAGGCATCGGCTGGGTCGACGCCGACCGCGGCACCGGCGAGCTCGCCGTCGGCATACGCACCTTCTGGATCGACCGCTCCCCGGTCGGCGGGCCGGTACTCCGCTTCGGCACCGGCGCCGGGATCACCTGGGGCTCCGACCCCGAGCGCGAGTGGGAGGAGACCGAGCTGAAGGCTTCCCGGCTGCTCACGGTAGCGTCGGGAGCGTACGAGGCGAGCGGAAGGACCAGCTAG
- a CDS encoding DsbA family protein: MSDSTTARPVVLDVWCELQCPDCRSALDDLRALRERYGDRLELRLRHFPLDKHKHAFTAAQAAEEAAEQGKGWPYVEAVLARTEELAAKGEPVLLEVARELGLDAEEFDTALIDGRHILIVDADHAEGKAIGVTGTPTYVIDGERLDGGKSQEGLRARIEEITDRLLAGSGSDS; the protein is encoded by the coding sequence ATGAGCGACTCCACCACTGCCCGCCCCGTCGTACTCGATGTCTGGTGCGAGCTCCAGTGCCCCGACTGCCGCAGCGCCCTGGATGATCTGCGGGCCCTGCGCGAGCGCTACGGCGACCGGCTGGAGCTGCGGCTGCGCCACTTCCCCCTCGACAAGCACAAGCACGCCTTCACCGCCGCCCAGGCCGCCGAAGAGGCTGCCGAACAGGGCAAGGGCTGGCCGTATGTGGAGGCCGTACTCGCGCGTACCGAGGAGCTGGCAGCGAAGGGCGAGCCGGTCCTGCTGGAGGTCGCGCGTGAACTGGGCCTGGACGCCGAGGAGTTCGACACCGCCCTGATCGACGGGCGGCACATCCTGATCGTCGACGCCGACCACGCCGAGGGCAAGGCGATCGGCGTCACCGGCACTCCGACGTACGTCATCGACGGCGAGCGCCTGGACGGCGGCAAGAGCCAGGAGGGGCTGCGGGCGCGCATCGAGGAGATCACCGACCGGCTGCTCGCCGGCTCCGGGTCCGACTCCTAG
- a CDS encoding CGNR zinc finger domain-containing protein, whose product MLIPHDTRIALNTVVDLVNTAPESEQQGDGLADVAALYGFVRSHDVSGVGELNQRDLKAVHGVRTQFAEIFAARDGRTAAELVNELVAAAGTTPQLTDHDGYDWHVHYFAPGASVADHLAADCGMALAFIVVAGEQERLRRCEAPDCGRAFVDLSRNRSRRYCDSRTCGNRLHVAAYRARRKEAAG is encoded by the coding sequence GTGCTGATTCCCCATGACACCCGGATCGCCCTCAACACCGTCGTCGATCTGGTGAACACCGCACCGGAGAGCGAGCAGCAGGGCGACGGGCTCGCGGACGTCGCCGCGCTGTACGGCTTCGTGCGCAGCCACGACGTCAGCGGCGTGGGCGAACTGAACCAGCGGGACCTCAAGGCGGTGCACGGCGTACGGACCCAGTTCGCGGAGATCTTCGCGGCGCGCGACGGCCGCACCGCGGCCGAGCTGGTCAATGAGCTGGTGGCGGCCGCGGGGACCACCCCTCAGCTCACCGACCACGACGGCTACGACTGGCATGTGCACTACTTCGCGCCGGGCGCGTCGGTTGCCGACCATCTCGCCGCGGACTGCGGGATGGCGCTGGCCTTCATCGTTGTCGCGGGCGAGCAGGAGCGGCTGCGGCGGTGCGAGGCGCCGGACTGCGGGCGCGCGTTCGTCGATCTGTCGCGCAACCGCTCCCGCCGCTACTGCGACAGCCGCACCTGCGGCAATCGCCTGCATGTCGCCGCGTACCGCGCGCGCCGCAAGGAAGCGGCCGGCTGA
- a CDS encoding serine/threonine-protein kinase, producing the protein MAMMRLRREDPRVVGSFRLHRRLGAGGMGVVYLGSDRRGQRVALKVIRPDLAEDQEFRSRFAREVSAARRIRGGCTARLVAADLEADRPWFATQYVPGPSLHDKVAEDGTLLAAEVAAIGAALAEGLVAVHEAGVVHRDLKPSNILLSPKGPRIIDFGIAWATGASTLTHVGTAVGSPGFLAPEQVRGAAVTPATDVFALGATLAYAATADSPFGHGSSEVMLYRVVHEEPQLYGVPDALAPLVRACLAKDPEERPSTLQLSMRLKEIAAREAQGLSEARPPAQRERIEQDRPTSRYTERTERAARTERTERRTAGTSAPRPQPSRTGGTRPQAPRNTSRNTSRNTSRTNGRQGTRPGVRTTSTGRRPANPRLLRQRIIVFFVVTLIVALGIAAAQQL; encoded by the coding sequence ATGGCGATGATGCGGCTCCGGCGCGAGGATCCGCGTGTCGTCGGCTCGTTCAGGCTTCACCGGCGGCTCGGTGCGGGTGGCATGGGCGTCGTCTACCTGGGCTCCGACCGCCGCGGGCAGCGCGTCGCGCTGAAGGTGATCCGGCCGGATCTGGCGGAGGACCAGGAGTTCAGGTCGCGGTTCGCGCGCGAGGTGTCCGCCGCTCGGCGGATCCGCGGCGGCTGTACGGCACGGCTGGTGGCCGCCGATCTCGAGGCGGACCGCCCGTGGTTCGCCACCCAGTACGTCCCCGGTCCCTCCCTGCACGACAAGGTCGCCGAGGACGGCACCCTGCTGGCCGCCGAGGTGGCCGCGATCGGCGCTGCGCTCGCCGAGGGCCTGGTCGCGGTGCACGAGGCCGGTGTCGTGCACCGGGATCTGAAGCCGTCGAACATCCTGCTCTCCCCCAAGGGCCCCCGGATCATCGACTTCGGCATCGCCTGGGCGACGGGCGCGAGCACGCTGACACATGTCGGCACTGCGGTGGGCTCGCCCGGTTTCCTCGCGCCGGAGCAGGTGCGCGGCGCTGCGGTCACCCCGGCCACGGACGTCTTCGCGCTGGGCGCGACGCTCGCGTACGCTGCGACTGCCGACTCGCCCTTCGGACACGGCAGTTCGGAGGTCATGCTGTACCGGGTGGTGCACGAGGAGCCGCAGCTGTACGGAGTCCCGGACGCGCTCGCTCCGCTCGTCCGGGCCTGTCTGGCGAAGGACCCCGAGGAGCGCCCGAGCACGCTGCAACTGTCAATGCGGCTCAAGGAGATCGCGGCACGGGAGGCCCAGGGGCTGTCTGAGGCCCGGCCGCCGGCCCAGCGTGAGCGCATCGAGCAGGACCGTCCGACCTCGCGCTATACGGAGCGGACGGAACGCGCGGCGCGGACGGAACGCACGGAGCGGCGTACGGCGGGCACGTCCGCGCCGCGCCCGCAGCCGTCGCGCACCGGTGGCACCCGCCCCCAGGCGCCGCGCAACACCTCCCGCAACACCTCCCGCAACACCTCGCGTACGAACGGCCGTCAGGGCACCAGGCCCGGCGTCCGCACGACTTCGACCGGCCGACGGCCCGCCAACCCGCGGCTGCTGCGGCAGCGCATCATCGTCTTCTTCGTGGTGACGCTGATCGTAGCCCTGGGGATCGCGGCGGCCCAGCAGCTGTAG
- a CDS encoding RNA methyltransferase yields the protein MADLITVEDPDDPRLRDYTGLTDVELRRKREPAEGLFIAEGEKVIRRAKDAGYAMRSMLLSAKWVDVMRDVIDELPAPVYAVSPELAERVTGYHVHRGALASMQRKPLPTADDLLQSARRVVVMEAVNDHTNIGAIFRSAAALGMDAVLLSPDCADPLYRRSVKVSMGAVFSVPYARLESWPRGLESVREAGFKLLALTPDEKAAAIDEAAPHRLDRVALMLGAEGDGLSTQALVAADEWVRIPMAHGVDSLNVGAAAAVAFYAVATGRPQS from the coding sequence GTGGCTGATCTCATCACTGTCGAGGACCCCGACGACCCGCGCCTGCGCGACTACACGGGCCTGACCGACGTCGAGCTGCGGCGCAAGCGCGAGCCCGCGGAAGGCCTGTTCATCGCCGAGGGCGAAAAGGTCATCCGACGGGCCAAGGACGCCGGTTACGCGATGCGGTCGATGCTGCTCTCCGCCAAGTGGGTCGACGTCATGCGCGACGTCATCGACGAGCTCCCGGCCCCCGTGTACGCGGTGAGCCCCGAGCTCGCCGAACGCGTCACCGGCTACCACGTGCACCGCGGCGCGCTCGCCTCCATGCAGCGCAAACCCCTCCCGACGGCTGACGATCTCCTCCAGTCGGCCCGTCGCGTGGTCGTCATGGAGGCGGTCAACGACCACACCAACATCGGCGCGATCTTCCGCAGCGCCGCCGCCCTCGGCATGGACGCGGTGCTGCTCTCGCCGGACTGCGCGGACCCGCTCTACCGCCGGTCCGTAAAGGTCTCCATGGGCGCGGTCTTCTCCGTCCCGTACGCCCGCCTCGAATCGTGGCCGAGGGGCCTGGAATCCGTACGGGAAGCGGGCTTCAAGCTGCTCGCCCTCACCCCCGACGAGAAGGCGGCCGCGATCGACGAGGCGGCCCCGCACCGGCTCGACCGGGTCGCGCTGATGCTCGGCGCGGAGGGCGACGGGCTCTCCACCCAGGCGCTCGTCGCCGCCGACGAGTGGGTGCGCATCCCGATGGCGCACGGAGTGGACTCGCTCAATGTGGGCGCCGCGGCGGCGGTCGCCTTCTACGCGGTGGCGACCGGCCGCCCGCAGTCCTGA
- a CDS encoding aminotransferase class IV: MKLWVNGALTEADDARVSVFDHGLTVGDGIFETVKAVHGQPFALTQHLDRLTRSARGLGLPDPDHDEVGHACAAVLEANPMALGRLRITYTGGTSPLGSDRGTEGPTLVVALGETERRPDTTAVITVPWTRNERGALAGLKTTSYGENVVALARASEQGASEALFANTVGQLCEGTGSNVFVVLDGELYTPPLSSGCLAGITRALTVEWAGARETDMPFDVLDRADEVFLTSTLRDVQAVGRIDGRELAHAPGPVTAKAMRIFEERAAADSDPKAP, from the coding sequence ATGAAGCTCTGGGTCAATGGCGCACTCACGGAGGCCGACGACGCCCGGGTGTCCGTGTTCGACCACGGTCTGACCGTGGGCGACGGCATCTTCGAGACGGTCAAGGCCGTCCACGGGCAGCCCTTTGCCCTCACTCAGCACCTCGACCGGCTGACCCGCTCGGCCCGCGGCCTCGGCTTGCCGGACCCGGACCACGACGAGGTGGGGCACGCCTGCGCGGCTGTGCTGGAAGCCAACCCCATGGCTCTTGGCCGGCTGCGCATCACGTACACCGGCGGTACCTCGCCCCTCGGCTCCGACCGCGGCACCGAGGGTCCGACCCTCGTCGTCGCGCTGGGCGAGACCGAGCGGCGCCCCGACACCACGGCCGTGATCACCGTTCCCTGGACGCGCAATGAGCGTGGCGCACTGGCCGGGCTGAAGACGACGTCGTACGGGGAGAACGTCGTCGCACTCGCCAGGGCGAGTGAGCAGGGGGCGTCCGAGGCGCTCTTCGCCAACACCGTCGGACAGCTCTGCGAGGGCACCGGCTCCAACGTCTTCGTCGTCCTCGACGGTGAGTTGTACACCCCGCCCCTCTCCTCCGGCTGCCTGGCGGGCATCACTCGCGCGCTGACCGTGGAATGGGCGGGGGCCAGGGAGACCGACATGCCGTTCGACGTGCTGGACCGGGCCGATGAGGTCTTCCTGACGTCCACCCTCCGCGACGTACAGGCGGTTGGGCGGATCGACGGGCGGGAACTCGCGCACGCGCCGGGACCGGTGACCGCCAAGGCGATGCGGATCTTCGAGGAGCGCGCGGCCGCCGACAGCGATCCGAAGGCTCCGTAA
- a CDS encoding TIGR02611 family protein, producing the protein MNAESDERGEAVAATDPKPATGDGTGDVVDVVAAEEPELGSKAPHFIKRSKPLHLSWQVGVFIVGLAVVAGGIVMLPLPGPGWLVIFGGIAIWATEFVWAQLVLRWTKRKVTEAAQRALDPKVRQRNIILTTIGLVIIVVLVGIYVWKFGIVMPWKIKE; encoded by the coding sequence ATGAATGCGGAGAGTGACGAGCGGGGGGAGGCCGTCGCGGCGACGGACCCGAAGCCCGCGACGGGGGACGGGACGGGCGACGTGGTGGACGTGGTGGCCGCGGAAGAGCCGGAGCTCGGCTCGAAGGCGCCCCACTTCATCAAGCGGTCCAAGCCGCTGCACCTGAGCTGGCAGGTCGGCGTTTTCATCGTCGGCCTCGCGGTGGTCGCCGGCGGCATCGTGATGCTGCCGCTGCCGGGTCCCGGCTGGCTGGTGATCTTCGGCGGCATCGCGATCTGGGCGACCGAGTTCGTCTGGGCGCAATTGGTGCTGCGCTGGACCAAGCGCAAGGTGACCGAGGCGGCACAGCGAGCGCTCGATCCCAAGGTGCGACAACGGAACATCATCCTCACCACAATCGGTCTCGTGATCATCGTGGTGCTGGTCGGAATCTACGTCTGGAAGTTCGGGATCGTGATGCCCTGGAAGATCAAGGAGTGA
- a CDS encoding GNAT family N-acetyltransferase — protein sequence MTTTLRPTGPIRHEADGAKSRAYEVCVNGRPVGRIEIATFPALSAKAGAIRSLRIDEADRRRGRGTVAALAAEEVLRGWGCTQVLTSVPPAATAARRLASALGYIERSRSMRKALPAEPPALPAHVEGRPMSEGEFAQWRAQAVESYAQSWIDRGVPAEEARAKSEADHLESLPDGLATPGASLRFLVHDGVIVGHLFVGRREACSGEQASFVYDVQVVDGHRGQGHGRSLMLLAERVSLDAGMRLLALHVFSGNTPAISLYESLGYETTAVNLFKPLL from the coding sequence ATGACCACCACCCTGCGGCCGACCGGGCCGATTCGGCACGAGGCCGACGGCGCGAAGTCACGCGCGTACGAGGTCTGCGTGAACGGCCGTCCTGTCGGCAGGATCGAGATCGCCACTTTCCCGGCGCTCAGCGCCAAGGCCGGTGCCATACGCTCGCTGCGGATCGACGAGGCTGACCGGCGGCGCGGACGCGGGACCGTCGCCGCCCTCGCCGCCGAAGAGGTGCTGCGCGGCTGGGGGTGCACCCAGGTACTGACATCCGTACCGCCCGCCGCCACCGCCGCGCGGCGGCTGGCGAGCGCACTCGGCTACATCGAACGCAGCCGCAGCATGCGCAAGGCGCTTCCCGCGGAGCCGCCCGCTCTGCCCGCGCATGTCGAAGGCCGTCCGATGAGCGAGGGGGAGTTCGCGCAGTGGCGGGCTCAGGCCGTCGAGAGCTACGCACAGAGCTGGATCGACCGCGGCGTTCCGGCCGAGGAGGCGCGCGCCAAGTCGGAGGCCGACCACCTCGAGAGCCTGCCCGACGGCCTTGCCACCCCAGGGGCCTCGCTGCGCTTCCTGGTCCATGACGGCGTGATCGTGGGCCACCTCTTCGTCGGGCGGCGCGAGGCGTGCTCCGGCGAGCAGGCGTCGTTCGTGTACGACGTCCAAGTCGTCGACGGACATCGGGGACAGGGCCACGGGCGTTCCCTGATGCTGCTCGCCGAGCGGGTCTCGCTCGACGCCGGGATGCGCCTGCTCGCACTGCACGTCTTCTCCGGCAACACACCGGCGATCAGCCTCTACGAGTCGCTCGGCTACGAAACGACCGCCGTCAACCTCTTCAAGCCTCTGCTCTAG
- a CDS encoding phosphotransferase family protein, translating to MTASVVRALADAARDAAHLPGPRPACRACGRDEAVLADRDDGAVVRHGGAVAKAHAPGTDPDGHRARIAVAAHPRLAGILLPPLPLRARDVRGRPVTAWPYGVPVDPTAPDAAPWEDAGVLLARLHRVDLAELPGPLPPMRGPAKAARALARMRATAGDHPAAATVQRAWERLPAWARDEAPSPRNSTLCHGDLHLGQLVRHPAPAGPWLLIDVDDLGLGDPAWDLARPAAWYAAGLLPPEIWQRFLGAYTAAAGPAVHADADPWPQLDVPARALTIQTAALALAKSAAEHRDPDDVEEAVIDACARIAALPAELEFEPGS from the coding sequence ATGACCGCATCCGTCGTACGCGCGCTCGCCGACGCCGCCCGCGACGCCGCGCATCTGCCAGGTCCGCGCCCCGCCTGCCGGGCCTGTGGGCGGGACGAGGCCGTGCTCGCGGACCGGGACGACGGCGCCGTCGTACGGCACGGGGGCGCCGTCGCCAAGGCGCACGCACCCGGCACCGACCCGGACGGACACCGCGCCCGCATCGCCGTCGCCGCGCACCCGCGCCTCGCCGGGATCCTGCTTCCACCCCTCCCGCTCCGGGCACGGGATGTGCGCGGCCGGCCCGTCACGGCCTGGCCGTACGGCGTGCCCGTGGACCCCACGGCCCCCGACGCCGCCCCCTGGGAGGACGCCGGGGTTCTGCTCGCCCGGCTCCACCGCGTCGACCTCGCCGAACTCCCCGGCCCCCTCCCGCCCATGCGCGGCCCCGCCAAGGCCGCCAGGGCCCTCGCGCGGATGCGCGCGACGGCGGGGGACCACCCCGCGGCCGCCACCGTCCAGCGGGCCTGGGAGCGGCTCCCCGCCTGGGCACGCGACGAGGCCCCATCGCCCCGCAACAGCACCCTCTGCCACGGAGACCTCCACCTGGGCCAGCTCGTCCGCCACCCCGCCCCCGCCGGCCCCTGGCTGCTGATCGACGTCGACGATCTCGGCCTCGGCGACCCCGCCTGGGACCTGGCCCGCCCCGCCGCCTGGTACGCCGCCGGTCTGCTGCCCCCGGAGATCTGGCAGCGGTTCCTCGGGGCGTACACAGCCGCAGCCGGCCCGGCGGTCCACGCAGACGCCGACCCCTGGCCCCAACTCGACGTCCCCGCCCGCGCACTGACCATCCAGACCGCCGCTCTCGCCCTGGCGAAATCCGCCGCGGAACACCGCGATCCGGACGACGTCGAGGAGGCCGTGATCGACGCCTGTGCCCGAATCGCGGCCCTCCCAGCCGAGTTGGAGTTCGAGCCCGGGTCGTAG